One window of Leucoraja erinacea ecotype New England chromosome 37, Leri_hhj_1, whole genome shotgun sequence genomic DNA carries:
- the LOC129713707 gene encoding phosphomannomutase 1-like, with the protein MATMTFVKITPQQPPALQGTKSSLAKKIAPELDEFFQGLRKKVKIGVVGGSDYAKIAEQLGEGEEVIQKFDYVFAENGTVQYRDGKFVTKEAIQNYLGEELLQELINFCLSYMSDIRLPRKRGTFIEFRNGMLNVCPIGRSCSLAERLEFFQIDKTEKIRERFVAALQEEFAGKGLNCTRGGMISFDIYPEGWDKRYCLDILEKDGIKTIHFFGNETDPGGNDHEIFHDPRTIGYTVKSPEDTVRLCKELFLRE; encoded by the exons atggccaCCATGACCTTTgtaaagattacccctcagcagcctcctgcactgcaaggaacaAAGTCCAGTCTTGCCAAG AAGATCGCTCCTGAGCTGGACGAGTTCTTCCAAGGACTGAGGAAGAAAGTGAAGATTGGTGTTGTGGGCGGCTCGGATTATGCCAAGATAGCAGAGCAACTGGGGGAAGGAGAAGAAG TCATTCAGAAATTCGATTACGTCTTCGCTGAAAATGGGACGGTGCAGTACAGGGACGGGAAGTTTGTCACAAAGGAG GCCATACAGAACTATCTGGGTGAGGAGCTACTGCAGGAGCTGATCAACTTCTGCCTGAGCTACATGTCTGACATCAGACTCCCTCGTAAAAG GGGAACATTCATTGAGTTCCGGAACGGCATGTTGAACGTCTGTCCCATCGGCAGGAGCTGCTCCTTGGCGGAACGCCTCGAGTTCTTCCAGATCGACAAG ACGGAGAAGATCAGGGAGAGGTTTGTGGCGGCTTTACAGGAGGAGTTCGCCGGCAAAGGACTGAACTGTACAAGAG GAGGCATGATCAGTTTCGACATCTATCCCGAGGGCTGGGACAAGCGCTACTGTCTGGATATCTTGGAGAAGGATGGAATTAAAACTATCCACTTCTTCGGGAATGAGACTGATCCG GGTGGTAACGACCACGAGATCTTTCACGACCCCAGGACAATCGGTTACACTGTCAAATCCCCGGAGGATACAGTCAGACTGTGCAAAGAACTCTTCCTGCGGGAATGA